A single region of the Cucumis melo cultivar AY chromosome 3, USDA_Cmelo_AY_1.0, whole genome shotgun sequence genome encodes:
- the LOC103485665 gene encoding pentatricopeptide repeat-containing protein At1g43980, mitochondrial isoform X2, with amino-acid sequence MHLQLNKLLGAHKALLSHYSSLIRQCLVVGSVHNAKTIHAQLLKLGLDSNTFLGNHCLQLYTLFGPVHDVLKAFDGIKDKNIISWNICLKGMFRFGDVDAPRHLFDVMPERDIVSWNTMISGYVSSGFAKSAMGISLEMQNAGFRPSCHRSGFRVLALNQFFLMRTTEHSPDQFTISMVISICCCLQELELGKQIFAFCIKMGFTSNSIVLSATIDLFSKCDSLKVAVQLFEDTNQLDRVLCNVMISSFAWHGHWRDSMWLFVYTLRENLGPIDTTLSSVLSSVSVFTPVELGSQIHNLVLKLGFEFDVIVASSLVDMYAKVGSIDDAMKVFIDMPFRDLISWNTMIMGLVDNGKYFEALHTFNKLVMEGVLPDRITLAGVLLACSYAGFVEEGLGIFSTMTYEHGVVPSNEHYSCIVNLLSRAGKFEEAVNIIKTTPYQPTSTFWTSLLGVCAIHGDLKIIEKVAEWVMKLEPQSSLPYSVLAQAYAMRCQWESMVRVKNTWENIAAQKVKACSWIVTKDCAYAFEDDQLQLLLRKNFISVLELIIWEIEYGIDYEQYLEIIH; translated from the exons ATGCACCTCCAGCTAAACAAACTTCTTGGTGCGCACAAGGCTTTGCTTTCTCATTACTCTTCTCTGATACGCCAGTGTTTAGTTGTTGGATCTGTTCACAATGCCAAAACAATCCACGCTCAATTGCTAAAGCTTGGCCTTGACAGCAATACTTTTCTGGGCAATCATTGTCTTCAGCTATATACGCTATTTGGTCCTGTCCATGACGTATTGAAAGCATTTGATGGGATtaaagataagaatattatatcCTGGAACATATGCTTAAAGGGTATGTTTAGATTTGGCGACGTCGATGCTCCCCGTCACCTGTTCGATGTAATGCCTGAGAGAGACATTGTTTCTTGGAACACTATGATTTCTGGCTACGTTTCATCTGGATTTGCTAAGAGTGCAATGGGCATTTCTCTGGAAATGCAAAATGCTGGTTTTAGACCAA GCTGTCATAGATCAGGCTTTAGAGTATTGGCACTCAATCAGTTCTTTCTAATGAGAACCACTGAGCACTCACCTGATCAGTTCACTATATCAATGGTGATCAGTATCTGCTGTTGCCTCCAAGAGTTGGAACTGGGTAAGCAAATTTTTGCTTTCTGTATCAAGATGGGATTTACTTCTAACAGCATTGTACTTAGTGCTACAATTGACTTGTTTTCCAAATGCGACAGTTTGAAGGTTGCAGTGCAGCTTTTTGAAGATACCAATCAATTGGATCGAGTTCTTTGTAATGTCATGATCTCAAGTTTTGCATGGCATGGTCATTGGAGGGATTCCATGTGGCTTTTTGTGTATACCTTAAGAGAGAACCTTGGGCCAATTGACACTACACTGAGCAGTGTGCTGAGCTCCGTTTCAGTTTTCACACCTGTGGAGTTGGGCAGTCAAATTCATAATTTGGTTCTTAAGTTAGGTTTTGAGTTTGATGTCATTGTGGCTAGTTCGCTGGTAGACATGTATGCTAAAGTTGGATCAATTGATGATGCCATGAAAGTCTTTATAGATATGCCCTTTAGAGATTTGATATCTTGGAACACTATGATTATGGGTCTGGTTGACAATGGTAAATACTTTGAGGCCCTACACACTTTTAATAAATTGGTCATGGAAGGTGTACTGCCAGATAGGATAACACTAGCCGGAGTCTTATTAGCTTGCAGTTATGCTGGTTTTGTTGAGGAAGGGTTAGGCATCTTCTCTACAATGACATATGAACATGGAGTTGTGCCAAGCAATGAACATTATTCTTGTATTGTGAACTTGCTGAGTCGGGCTGGTAAATTTGAAGAAGCAGTTAATATTATCAAAACAACACCGTACCAACCTACTTCTACATTTTGGACGTCACTTCTTGGTGTTTGTGCAATTCATGGAGACCTAAAAATCATTGAAAAAGTTGCAGAGTGGGTGATGAAGCTGGAACCACAATCATCCCTACCATATTCAGTGCTGGCTCAAGCATATGCGATGAGATGTCAATGGGAAAGCATGGTTCGTGTCAAGAATACTTGGGAGAATATAGCTGCACAAAAGGTGAAGGCTTGCAGCTGGATTGTGACAAAAGATTGTGCGTATGCTTTTGAGGATGACCAATTACAGCTTCTGTTgagaaaaaatttcatttcagtGTTGGAATTAATTATCTGGGAGATTGAATATGGGATTGACTATGAACAGTATCTGGAAATAATACATTAA
- the LOC103485665 gene encoding pentatricopeptide repeat-containing protein At1g43980, mitochondrial isoform X1 encodes MHLQLNKLLGAHKALLSHYSSLIRQCLVVGSVHNAKTIHAQLLKLGLDSNTFLGNHCLQLYTLFGPVHDVLKAFDGIKDKNIISWNICLKGMFRFGDVDAPRHLFDVMPERDIVSWNTMISGYVSSGFAKSAMGISLEMQNAGFRPSEYTFSILLSLVSSAFHGKQVHGSMIRSGVDVSSMVLGNSLIDMYGKVGLVDYMFVIFSSMEKVDVISWNSLILGCHRSGFRVLALNQFFLMRTTEHSPDQFTISMVISICCCLQELELGKQIFAFCIKMGFTSNSIVLSATIDLFSKCDSLKVAVQLFEDTNQLDRVLCNVMISSFAWHGHWRDSMWLFVYTLRENLGPIDTTLSSVLSSVSVFTPVELGSQIHNLVLKLGFEFDVIVASSLVDMYAKVGSIDDAMKVFIDMPFRDLISWNTMIMGLVDNGKYFEALHTFNKLVMEGVLPDRITLAGVLLACSYAGFVEEGLGIFSTMTYEHGVVPSNEHYSCIVNLLSRAGKFEEAVNIIKTTPYQPTSTFWTSLLGVCAIHGDLKIIEKVAEWVMKLEPQSSLPYSVLAQAYAMRCQWESMVRVKNTWENIAAQKVKACSWIVTKDCAYAFEDDQLQLLLRKNFISVLELIIWEIEYGIDYEQYLEIIH; translated from the coding sequence ATGCACCTCCAGCTAAACAAACTTCTTGGTGCGCACAAGGCTTTGCTTTCTCATTACTCTTCTCTGATACGCCAGTGTTTAGTTGTTGGATCTGTTCACAATGCCAAAACAATCCACGCTCAATTGCTAAAGCTTGGCCTTGACAGCAATACTTTTCTGGGCAATCATTGTCTTCAGCTATATACGCTATTTGGTCCTGTCCATGACGTATTGAAAGCATTTGATGGGATtaaagataagaatattatatcCTGGAACATATGCTTAAAGGGTATGTTTAGATTTGGCGACGTCGATGCTCCCCGTCACCTGTTCGATGTAATGCCTGAGAGAGACATTGTTTCTTGGAACACTATGATTTCTGGCTACGTTTCATCTGGATTTGCTAAGAGTGCAATGGGCATTTCTCTGGAAATGCAAAATGCTGGTTTTAGACCAAGTGAGTATACCTTCTCCATTTTGCTTTCACTTGTGTCGTCTGCTTTTCATGGTAAGCAAGTTCATGGCAGTATGATACGAAGTGGTGTGGATGTATCAAGTATGGTGCTTGGGAATTCATTGATTGATATGTATGGAAAAGTTGGCCTTGTTGATTATATGTTTGTCATATTTTCTAGTATGGAAAAGGTGGATGTTATCTCTTGGAATTCTTTGATTTTAGGCTGTCATAGATCAGGCTTTAGAGTATTGGCACTCAATCAGTTCTTTCTAATGAGAACCACTGAGCACTCACCTGATCAGTTCACTATATCAATGGTGATCAGTATCTGCTGTTGCCTCCAAGAGTTGGAACTGGGTAAGCAAATTTTTGCTTTCTGTATCAAGATGGGATTTACTTCTAACAGCATTGTACTTAGTGCTACAATTGACTTGTTTTCCAAATGCGACAGTTTGAAGGTTGCAGTGCAGCTTTTTGAAGATACCAATCAATTGGATCGAGTTCTTTGTAATGTCATGATCTCAAGTTTTGCATGGCATGGTCATTGGAGGGATTCCATGTGGCTTTTTGTGTATACCTTAAGAGAGAACCTTGGGCCAATTGACACTACACTGAGCAGTGTGCTGAGCTCCGTTTCAGTTTTCACACCTGTGGAGTTGGGCAGTCAAATTCATAATTTGGTTCTTAAGTTAGGTTTTGAGTTTGATGTCATTGTGGCTAGTTCGCTGGTAGACATGTATGCTAAAGTTGGATCAATTGATGATGCCATGAAAGTCTTTATAGATATGCCCTTTAGAGATTTGATATCTTGGAACACTATGATTATGGGTCTGGTTGACAATGGTAAATACTTTGAGGCCCTACACACTTTTAATAAATTGGTCATGGAAGGTGTACTGCCAGATAGGATAACACTAGCCGGAGTCTTATTAGCTTGCAGTTATGCTGGTTTTGTTGAGGAAGGGTTAGGCATCTTCTCTACAATGACATATGAACATGGAGTTGTGCCAAGCAATGAACATTATTCTTGTATTGTGAACTTGCTGAGTCGGGCTGGTAAATTTGAAGAAGCAGTTAATATTATCAAAACAACACCGTACCAACCTACTTCTACATTTTGGACGTCACTTCTTGGTGTTTGTGCAATTCATGGAGACCTAAAAATCATTGAAAAAGTTGCAGAGTGGGTGATGAAGCTGGAACCACAATCATCCCTACCATATTCAGTGCTGGCTCAAGCATATGCGATGAGATGTCAATGGGAAAGCATGGTTCGTGTCAAGAATACTTGGGAGAATATAGCTGCACAAAAGGTGAAGGCTTGCAGCTGGATTGTGACAAAAGATTGTGCGTATGCTTTTGAGGATGACCAATTACAGCTTCTGTTgagaaaaaatttcatttcagtGTTGGAATTAATTATCTGGGAGATTGAATATGGGATTGACTATGAACAGTATCTGGAAATAATACATTAA